One window of Grus americana isolate bGruAme1 chromosome 18, bGruAme1.mat, whole genome shotgun sequence genomic DNA carries:
- the ENPP7 gene encoding ectonucleotide pyrophosphatase/phosphodiesterase family member 7, whose protein sequence is MFTSLGFVFAALSLARCIPVQQVSSRNKVLLVSFDGFRWNYDQDVDTPNLDAMAAEGVKARYMTPAFITITSPCHFTLLTGRYLENHGVIHNMWFNTSTGEKLPYYSTQGVDSWWDNGSLPIWITAQRQGLKTGSIYFPGGKAKYQGEEVNMKLVEPFFFNYSNETNWRENIDTVMEWFTVHNLDFIALYFGEPDSAGHKYGPESTQRKNMVKQVDRTIGYLRQRIQESGLESNLNLIITSDHGMETVIKTNEIHIQTVQNFTFKDIQFELLDYGPNGLLVPKEGKLEHVYSVLKNAHPNLHVYKKADFPRRFHYANHSRITPLVLYSDPGYVIHGRYKVQFNKGEHGFDNEALNMKTIFRAVGPAFKQGLVVEPFESVNVYALLCELLGITPEPHDGSLEPMKPMLRSRAPLPPGKKLAVMLGIALVLGCWGGIC, encoded by the exons ATGTTCACTTCACTGGGGTTCGTATTTGCTGCCCTCTCTTTAGCAAGATGTATCCCGGTGCAGCAGGTATCCAGCCGCAACAAAGTCCTCCTGGTGTCCTTTGATGGCTTTCGGTGGAACTACGACCAGGACGTGGACACCCCCAACCTCGATGCTATGGCTGCGGAGGGGGTGAAGGCACGGTACATGACTCCTGCCTTTATCACCATCACCAGCCCGTGCCACTTCACGCTGCTGACCG GGCGATACCTGGAGAACCACGGGGTGATTCACAACATGTGGTTCAACACCAGCACGGGTGAGAAGCTGCCCTACTACAGCACGCAAGGCGTGGACAGCTGGTGGGACAACGGCAGCCTGCCCATCTGGATCACCGCTCAGAGACAG GGCTTAAAGACAGGCTCTATCTATTTCCCcggaggaaaagcaaaatatcaagGGGAAGAAGTGAATATGAAGTTGGTGGAGCCCTTTTTCTTCAACTACAGCAATGAAACCAACTGGAGAGAGAACATTGACACCGTCATGGAATGGTTCACGGTGCACAACCTCGACTTCATCGCCCTCTACTTTGGCGAGCCGGACTCAGCTGGACACAAGTACGGCCCTGAATCCACGCAGAGGAAAAACATGGTCAAGCAGGTGGACAGAACCATCGGTTACTTGAGGCAGCGTATCCAGGAAAGCGGCCTGGAGTCAAACCTCAACCTCATCATCACGTCTGACCATGGCATGGAAACTGTCATAAAGACCAACGAGATTCACATCCAGACAGTACAGAACTTCACGTTCAAAGACATCCAGTTTGAACTCTTAGATTACGGACCAAATGGACTACTGGTgccaaaagaaggaaaattagagCATGTGTATTCAGTCCTGAAAAATGCCCACCCAAACTTACACGTGTACAAGAAAGCAGACTTTCCGAGGAGATTCCACTACGCCAACCATTCCCGGATCACCCCGCTCGTGTTGTACAGCGATCCAGGATACGTGATCCATGGG AGGTACAAGGTCCAGTTCAATAAAGGGGAACACGGTTTCGACAACGAGGCTTTGAACATGAAAACCATCTTCCGCGCCGTGGGGCCGGCCTTCAAGCAGGGGCTGGTGGTCGAGCCCTTCGAAAGCGTCAATGTCTACGCCCTCCTCTGCGAGCTGCTGGGCATCACGCCCGAGCCCCACGACGGCTCCCTGGAGCCCATGAAGCCCATGCTGC GTTCGAgggctcctctccctcctggcAAGAAGCTGGCGGTGATGCTGGGAATTGCTCTCGTTCTGGGATGCTGGGGAGGAATATGCTAA